AGCAGTTGCAGTTGCTGGTAATGGCAAGCGAATAACACTTAGAATTTTGAATGAGGTCGCAATTTGTGGATACGGGAATAGTCTTTATTATTGTGATAAGGCAAATTTACCAATCCATAGTTTTAAAATTAAAGCACAAATTTTTGAGTGCGGAGAGAAGTAAAATATAATAGGGATGGAAGATTATTGTAATCGCCATCCCTTTTGAGCTTTATTCTACTTCGGCGTCTATTACGTCGTCATCTTTCTTTTTATTTTTAGAAGTTGCATCAGCATTTGCATTAGCGTTATCATCTTTTTTATACATAGCTTCCGCTAGTTTATGGCTTGCCTCGCTTAGAGCTTTTACTTTTGCATCTATCTGTTCTTTTGAAGCACTCTCATCTTTTAAAGTCTCTTTTAGCTCGTTTAGAGCTTTTTCTATATTAGCCTTATCGTCAGCAGGAATCTTGTCCCCTAGCTCACTTAGGCTCTTTTCTGTTTGATGTGCCAAGCTGTCCGCTTGATTTCTAGCTTCCACAGCTTCTTTACGTTTTTTATCATCTTCTTTATGAAGCTCAGCATCTTTTACCATCTTGTTTATCTCGTCATCGCTTAGACCGCTTGAGCCTGAGATAGTGATGTTTTGCGCTTTGCCTGTTGCCTTATCTTTTGCGGAAACAGTTAAAATTCCGTTTGCATCTATGTCAAATTCTACCTCTATTTGAGGTACTCCGCGAGGTGCTGGCGGGATGCCCTCTAGATTAAATTGACCCAGTGATTTATTGTCTCTAGCGAAGTCTCTTTCGCCTTGTAATACATGTATTGTAACCGCGCTTTGATTATCTTCTGCAGTTGAGAACACTTGGTTTTTCTTAACAGGTATGGTTGTGCCTTTTTCTATAATTTTTGTCATCACGCCGCCAAGTGTTTCGATACCAAGGCTTAGCGGAGTAACGTCAAGAAGCAATACGTCTTTTACGTCGCCTTTGATAACCGCACCTTGTATCGCCGCACCTATGGCAACCACTTCATCAGGATTTACGGATTTATTTAGCTCTTTGCCGAAAGCCTTTTTAACCTCTTCTTGAACTAACGGCACGCGCGTAGAACCACCAACCATAACGATCTCTTTTACCTCAGATTTATCTAGCCCTGCCTCTTTTACAACCTCGTTTATCTTAGATATGGTCTCTCCTACCAAATCTTCTATCATAGACTCAAATTTTGCACGAGTTAGCTTTTTAACAAGGTGCTTAGGACCTGTCGCATCAGCCGTGATAAATGGTAAATTTATCTCTGTTTCTTGAGCGGAGCTAAGCTCTTTTTTGGCGTTTTCTGCAGCTTCTTTTAGTCTTTGAAGCGCCATTACATCGCCTTTTAGATCGATTCCGTTTTCTTTTTTGAACTCGTCAGCCAACCAATCTATCAAGCGATTATCAAAGTCATCGCCTCCCAAGAACGCATTACCGCCTGTTGAAAGAACCTCTACTACATTATCTCCAGTTTCAAGAACGGTTACGTCAAAAGTACCGCCACCAAGGTCGTATACTACTATCTTTTCTGCTTCTTTCTTATCAAGTCCGTAGGCAAGAGCCGCTGCAGTTGGTTCGTTGATTATACGAAGTACGTTTAATCCGGCTATGGTTCCAGCCTCTTTGGTAGCCTTTCTTTGGCTATCGTTAAAGTACGCAGGCACTGTAATAACCGCATCTATAACCTTTTCGCCAAGGTAAGCTTCGGCATCCTCTTTTAACTTCATCAAAACTTTAGCCGAAATTTCTTGAGGAGTATATACCTTGCCGGCTATTTCGATAGCGCAGGCACCATTTCTATCAACTACATGATAAGGAAGCCTTGTTTTAGCCTCTTTTGCAGCATCTTCATTACTCATTAAGCCCATTATTCTTTTTATAGAATAAATTGTTTTCTCAGGGTTTGTAACCGCTTGACGTTTAGCGCTATCGCCTACTAAAACTTCACCTTTATCGGTAAAAGCGACAACAGAAGGAGTTGTGTTTTTGCCCTCTTTGTTTTGTATTACCTTACTCTCTCCTCGCTCGTAAACACTCACACAAGAGTTTGTTGTACCAAGGTCGATTCCTATAACTTTTCCCATTTTCTATCCTTTTGTTTAAATTTTATTTCTTAAATTTATTTAGCTATCGTAACCATGGCAGGGCGCAATACTCTGCCATTTATCATGTAGCCTTTTTGTATAACTTGCACTATCGCACCACTATCATGCCCATCGCTTTCTACTTGAAGCATTGCATTATGCACATTAGGATCAAATTCACAATCCGTACTAATGGCTGTTATCCCGTTTTTCTCGAAAGATTTTCTAAACTGATCTATTGTTATATTTATTCCATCTTTTATTTTTTGTGCAAATTCATCTCCTTCCGGATCAAAATTTACAGCCATCTCCAACGCATCAATTACAGGCAAGAGATCTCTGGCAAATTTCTCATTAGCGTAGTTTGCTAGGTCTATTTTCTCTTTTTCAAAGCGTTTTTTTATATTTTCAAAATCCGCATTGGCCCTATAATACTTATCTGTTAGCTCATCAATCTGTTTTTGCAGTTCAAGATTTTTTAAGCTATCACTGCCGAAGCTAATACTCTCGTCACTTCCTTCGGCAGGTATTAGATCTTCCGCTTTTATCTCTTCATTCATGCCACATCCTTTATTTGGTTAAAAAATTTTTCATAATCTGCATAAACACTGCCTGCGCATATCATCTTGGCTTCTTTATCAAGATAATTAACCTTGCATTTTATGCCTATAAAACTTTCTTCAAAAAGTGGAGAAAATGTCAAATTTGAAGCCATCAGATGTTCAAAGCTGGGATCTAAAATCATCCTAAATCTCTCGTCCTTAAACATATTAAAGGCTACACCCTCATTCTCCTGAAAGTAAATTTTCGTTCTCTTTAACTCCTTTATCTTATTTTTAAGCTCATTTAAACCAACTTGCATAGAGATCTGCTCAAGTTTGTTTAGGCTTGCTCCAATTAGATTGTTTAGAAATTTTTCAACCCTTGGATCAAATTTTAAGACAATCTCGTCATAGTTAAAATTTAAAATTAAAAATTTGTCGTTTACTCTCAAAATTTCTTCTAAATTTTGCTCTCTATCGCCATAAATCATGCAATAAATTTCCATGCTGTCAACAAGCATCTTTAAAAATCTCTCATTATGTATCAAAAATTCATCTTTGAAATTTAAGTGACTCTGCCAGTAAGCATTCATTGTCGATGTCGTAGGAATTCTGCCTCCACTGATGTGAAATTGTGTTATTGCACCTTCGTCAGATAGTTTTTTAAAATATACTCTGATCGTAGAAGCAGGAATTGATACTGACATACGAGAACCAAGCTCGCTAGAACCTATCGGAGAGTTATCGCTCAAATAGGCTTGAATGATTGATTCAAGTATTAAATCTCTTTTGCTTATTTTCATATATTAGCACTCTTTTATTTTAATTGCTAAGTGCATTATACAACATTGAGTGTATAAATGTCAAGTGATAAAATTAAAGAAAATTATTTAGATAATCTTAGTCTAATAGACTAAGCTATATTTTGTGGTTTTAATACAAATTTTATATAAATATATACGTAATTACGTATAAAATAATTTATTAAAAGTATAAATACTACTATTAAAATTATATTTTATCTATATTAATGCTATTTAAACAATATTTTATGTATATTTAATAATAAATATCGTATAATTATTAAATGGTAGAGATAAGCGATATTTTTAATTTATTGCATAATGCTGTTGAATCAAAAAATATGGGCAAGAAGATTTCTCAAGCTCAGATGGCTAAAAATCTTGGAATATCCATGAGAACATATCAAGATTGGAGACTTGGAGTATCTAAACCTCAAGCTGCTATTGCAGTATGTCAACTTTTATGCGAGCTTGATGATGAAGATTTGCTATATACGATAAAAAAGATAAAAAAACTTATAGGAAGAACTGATGGATAGATTAACACAAAA
This sequence is a window from Campylobacter sp. RM16189. Protein-coding genes within it:
- the dnaK gene encoding molecular chaperone DnaK, which gives rise to MGKVIGIDLGTTNSCVSVYERGESKVIQNKEGKNTTPSVVAFTDKGEVLVGDSAKRQAVTNPEKTIYSIKRIMGLMSNEDAAKEAKTRLPYHVVDRNGACAIEIAGKVYTPQEISAKVLMKLKEDAEAYLGEKVIDAVITVPAYFNDSQRKATKEAGTIAGLNVLRIINEPTAAALAYGLDKKEAEKIVVYDLGGGTFDVTVLETGDNVVEVLSTGGNAFLGGDDFDNRLIDWLADEFKKENGIDLKGDVMALQRLKEAAENAKKELSSAQETEINLPFITADATGPKHLVKKLTRAKFESMIEDLVGETISKINEVVKEAGLDKSEVKEIVMVGGSTRVPLVQEEVKKAFGKELNKSVNPDEVVAIGAAIQGAVIKGDVKDVLLLDVTPLSLGIETLGGVMTKIIEKGTTIPVKKNQVFSTAEDNQSAVTIHVLQGERDFARDNKSLGQFNLEGIPPAPRGVPQIEVEFDIDANGILTVSAKDKATGKAQNITISGSSGLSDDEINKMVKDAELHKEDDKKRKEAVEARNQADSLAHQTEKSLSELGDKIPADDKANIEKALNELKETLKDESASKEQIDAKVKALSEASHKLAEAMYKKDDNANANADATSKNKKKDDDVIDAEVE
- the grpE gene encoding nucleotide exchange factor GrpE; protein product: MNEEIKAEDLIPAEGSDESISFGSDSLKNLELQKQIDELTDKYYRANADFENIKKRFEKEKIDLANYANEKFARDLLPVIDALEMAVNFDPEGDEFAQKIKDGINITIDQFRKSFEKNGITAISTDCEFDPNVHNAMLQVESDGHDSGAIVQVIQKGYMINGRVLRPAMVTIAK
- a CDS encoding HrcA family transcriptional regulator, with the protein product MKISKRDLILESIIQAYLSDNSPIGSSELGSRMSVSIPASTIRVYFKKLSDEGAITQFHISGGRIPTTSTMNAYWQSHLNFKDEFLIHNERFLKMLVDSMEIYCMIYGDREQNLEEILRVNDKFLILNFNYDEIVLKFDPRVEKFLNNLIGASLNKLEQISMQVGLNELKNKIKELKRTKIYFQENEGVAFNMFKDERFRMILDPSFEHLMASNLTFSPLFEESFIGIKCKVNYLDKEAKMICAGSVYADYEKFFNQIKDVA
- a CDS encoding XRE family transcriptional regulator, encoding MGKKISQAQMAKNLGISMRTYQDWRLGVSKPQAAIAVCQLLCELDDEDLLYTIKKIKKLIGRTDG